The following proteins are encoded in a genomic region of bacterium:
- the pruA gene encoding L-glutamate gamma-semialdehyde dehydrogenase — MAGKKKTVKVSPFKNEPMTDFSKPANRKAFEKALKTVESQLGKEYNLIIDGDRIRTNHTMKSLNPANREQVIGVFFDANEELANKAVEIAHERFLKWRMVPPAKRAQYLFKAAALMRKRKHEFSAWMVYEVGKSWAEADGDTAEAIDFMEFYGREMLRYGSDQPLTKVPNEKNELVYIPLGVGAVIPPWNFPLAIMVGMTTAAVVTGNTVVLKPSSDSPTIAYKFVELLEEVGLPKGIVNFLPGPGSGMGDALVKHSKTRFIAFTGSKAVGLHINKTAAETQSGQLWIKRVVAEMGGKDSIIVDNEADLDKAAEGVLASAFGFQGQKCSACSRAIVVESVHQKFMGKLLERAKKLTIGDPTNVANYMGPVINEKAMKSMMWYIDKAKQEGGEIVYGGTNDDKVGNFVMPTIVDNVKPKDTISQEEIFGPVLAVIKAKNYDEALEIANNTEYGLTGAVYSKNRKKLERARAEFHVGNLYFNRKCTGALVGVHPFGGFNMSGTDSKAGGRDYLLLFLQAKSMSEKVK, encoded by the coding sequence ATGGCTGGAAAGAAAAAAACGGTAAAAGTAAGTCCGTTTAAAAATGAGCCGATGACGGATTTTTCAAAGCCGGCTAATCGTAAAGCATTCGAAAAAGCGTTAAAAACTGTCGAATCGCAACTCGGTAAAGAATATAATTTGATCATTGATGGCGACCGGATCCGGACCAATCATACGATGAAGTCACTGAATCCTGCGAATCGTGAACAAGTGATCGGCGTATTTTTTGACGCGAATGAAGAATTAGCCAATAAAGCGGTTGAAATTGCCCATGAACGTTTTTTGAAATGGCGAATGGTTCCGCCGGCAAAACGCGCGCAATATCTTTTTAAAGCTGCAGCGTTGATGCGTAAACGTAAACATGAATTTTCAGCATGGATGGTGTACGAAGTTGGTAAGAGTTGGGCTGAAGCGGATGGCGACACGGCTGAAGCTATCGATTTCATGGAATTTTATGGCCGTGAGATGTTGCGATACGGTTCCGATCAACCTCTCACCAAAGTTCCGAATGAAAAAAACGAACTCGTATACATTCCTCTCGGCGTAGGCGCCGTGATTCCGCCGTGGAATTTTCCGCTCGCGATCATGGTCGGTATGACAACGGCCGCCGTTGTAACCGGCAATACGGTTGTGCTGAAACCTTCCAGCGATTCGCCGACTATTGCGTATAAATTTGTCGAATTGCTTGAAGAAGTCGGATTACCAAAAGGTATCGTGAATTTTCTTCCCGGCCCTGGTTCTGGCATGGGCGATGCTTTGGTCAAACATTCGAAGACGCGTTTTATTGCGTTCACAGGTTCCAAAGCCGTGGGATTGCATATTAATAAAACAGCCGCCGAAACACAGTCCGGCCAATTATGGATCAAACGCGTGGTGGCAGAAATGGGCGGCAAAGATTCGATCATCGTTGATAACGAAGCCGATCTCGATAAAGCCGCCGAAGGCGTACTGGCGTCCGCATTCGGATTCCAAGGACAAAAATGTTCCGCCTGCTCACGCGCCATCGTCGTCGAAAGTGTTCATCAAAAATTTATGGGCAAATTACTCGAACGTGCCAAAAAATTGACGATTGGCGATCCGACGAACGTGGCCAATTATATGGGTCCCGTTATCAATGAAAAAGCCATGAAAAGTATGATGTGGTACATCGATAAGGCCAAACAGGAAGGCGGGGAGATTGTGTATGGCGGTACCAATGACGATAAAGTCGGTAATTTTGTGATGCCGACGATCGTCGATAATGTGAAACCCAAAGATACGATTTCTCAGGAAGAAATTTTCGGGCCGGTGCTTGCTGTCATCAAAGCAAAAAATTACGATGAAGCACTGGAAATTGCGAACAATACCGAATACGGATTGACCGGTGCGGTCTATTCTAAAAATCGCAAGAAACTCGAGCGTGCAAGAGCAGAATTTCACGTTGGTAATTTATATTTCAACCGTAAATGCACCGGCGCTTTAGTTGGCGTGCATCCTTTCGGCGGATTCAATATGAGCGGTACCGACTCCAAAGCCGGCGGCCGTGATTATTTATTGCTCTTCCTGCAAGCCAAGTCGATGAGCGAGAAAGTAAAATAA
- a CDS encoding response regulator has protein sequence MEKILVIDDSKTQLFTISLLLKKEGYDVTAIDRPLLARTTLEEKEFDLLLCDLQMPEINGIDFLRLAKTLYPRMPVVIMTAFGDRESAIEALSIGADDYIFKATGKREEEEFLIRIRRAIEKARLQRRIYDYQTELETMVDQRTRALTEAQEQLIQSEKLRSLGVMTNGIAHDFNNILGVIIGRTQLLMRKIQNSDIVSELKIIEKSALKGSSTIRRMQDYTRIRKDELFEPVQINEIIDEVIDITKTRWKDESHGKGITIKVTTDFGDIPLINGNASELKDVLINIIFNAIDSMPEGGAISIRTYKEDVQKDHWIAVDIADTGCGIAPEIQDKVFEPFFTTKNDQGSGLGMSVAYGIIQRHKGHISFTSTIKKGTVFTIRFPMALFLQSTNHLKPQEQDAEFEKKKCRVLIIDDDDGIRAMLQEILEIDDHDVMSAASGYEALKLLETHSYEVVFTDLGMPEMSGWELSQEIKKHSPGTRVIMITGWGTQLDQQRAIESGIEKIIPKPVSCDEILKIVREPHRI, from the coding sequence ATGGAAAAAATTCTGGTCATTGACGACAGCAAGACCCAGTTGTTCACGATCAGTCTGCTTCTAAAAAAAGAAGGCTACGATGTCACGGCGATAGACCGCCCGCTTTTAGCCCGAACGACACTCGAAGAAAAAGAGTTCGATCTTTTGCTGTGCGATCTCCAGATGCCTGAGATCAACGGTATTGATTTTCTTCGTTTGGCAAAGACGCTGTATCCGCGTATGCCGGTCGTGATCATGACGGCGTTCGGCGATCGTGAATCGGCCATCGAAGCGTTGTCTATCGGCGCTGACGACTATATTTTCAAAGCAACGGGCAAACGGGAAGAAGAAGAATTTCTTATCCGCATCCGCCGTGCGATCGAAAAAGCGCGCCTTCAACGCCGCATCTATGACTATCAGACTGAACTCGAAACCATGGTTGATCAGCGTACGCGAGCGCTCACCGAAGCACAGGAACAACTGATCCAATCTGAAAAACTCCGTTCGCTCGGCGTCATGACTAACGGTATCGCTCACGATTTTAATAATATCCTTGGCGTGATCATTGGCCGCACACAACTGCTCATGCGCAAAATTCAGAATTCCGACATTGTATCCGAATTAAAAATTATCGAAAAATCCGCTCTCAAAGGTTCCTCGACCATCCGGCGCATGCAGGATTATACCCGTATCCGCAAGGATGAATTGTTCGAGCCGGTGCAGATCAACGAGATCATCGATGAAGTCATCGATATTACGAAGACGCGGTGGAAGGACGAATCGCATGGCAAAGGCATTACCATCAAAGTCACAACAGATTTCGGCGATATCCCTTTGATCAATGGTAACGCTTCCGAACTGAAAGACGTTTTAATCAATATTATTTTCAATGCGATCGATTCCATGCCGGAAGGCGGGGCCATTTCTATCCGAACATACAAAGAAGATGTCCAAAAAGATCATTGGATCGCCGTAGATATTGCAGACACGGGTTGCGGTATCGCGCCTGAAATTCAAGATAAAGTATTCGAGCCTTTTTTTACGACTAAAAACGATCAGGGTTCAGGCCTCGGTATGAGCGTTGCTTACGGCATTATCCAACGACATAAAGGGCATATTTCTTTTACCAGCACTATCAAAAAAGGTACTGTCTTTACGATCCGTTTTCCAATGGCGTTGTTTCTGCAATCGACTAATCATCTCAAACCACAAGAACAGGATGCGGAATTTGAAAAGAAAAAATGCCGCGTATTGATCATCGACGATGATGACGGCATTCGCGCCATGCTGCAGGAAATTTTGGAAATCGACGATCATGACGTCATGTCCGCCGCTTCAGGATATGAAGCACTCAAATTACTGGAAACTCATTCGTATGAAGTCGTTTTTACCGATCTCGGTATGCCGGAAATGTCCGGATGGGAATTGTCGCAGGAAATCAAAAAGCATTCCCCCGGAACGCGGGTTATTATGATCACAGGCTGGGGTACTCAACTTGATCAGCAACGCGCTATCGAAAGCGGCATTGAAAAAATTATCCCCAAGCCTGTTTCCTGCGATGAAATTCTGAAAATCGTACGCGAGCCGCATCGGATATAA
- a CDS encoding NAD(P)/FAD-dependent oxidoreductase yields the protein MRQKNVIIIGAGAAGLMCAIEAGKRGRSVLVIEHADVIGKKILISGGGRCNFTNIHTTPENFISENPHFCKSALARYKPSDFIALVEKHRIPYYEKKLGQLFCTDSSRQIIAMLESECQKAGVEIALSTKVTSVEKNSSWMIRTSHGDWTCESLVIASGGLSIPKMGATDFGHRIARQFNVHIISPRPALVPLTWNEHDRTRFSELAGVSADAIVSCKTRSFRENILFTHRGLSGPAILQISSYWKEGEMITIDFLPNLKLENLFEQYRHSKTDCVTLLTQYLPKRLVQTLSGWSKPMTELSNVELQKIVENFHAWKWIPAGTEGFEKAEVTAGGVNTNELSSKTMECKKIPGLYFIGEVVDVTGHLGGFNFQWAWASGFSAGQNV from the coding sequence ATCCGTCAAAAAAATGTTATCATTATCGGCGCCGGAGCCGCGGGGCTCATGTGTGCAATTGAAGCCGGTAAACGCGGTCGGTCGGTTCTCGTGATCGAACACGCCGATGTCATCGGCAAAAAAATCCTGATCTCCGGCGGTGGTCGATGCAATTTCACCAATATTCACACTACTCCGGAAAATTTCATTTCTGAAAATCCTCATTTTTGTAAATCGGCATTGGCACGTTATAAACCGTCGGATTTTATTGCTTTAGTTGAAAAACACCGTATTCCATATTATGAAAAGAAACTAGGACAGCTTTTTTGCACCGATTCATCGCGGCAAATTATAGCGATGTTGGAATCGGAATGCCAAAAGGCCGGCGTTGAAATAGCGTTGTCAACAAAAGTTACTTCTGTCGAGAAAAATTCATCATGGATGATACGTACGTCGCACGGCGATTGGACATGTGAAAGTTTGGTTATTGCGAGCGGTGGTTTATCAATTCCTAAAATGGGAGCAACGGATTTCGGCCACCGTATTGCGCGGCAATTTAACGTCCATATAATTTCGCCGCGACCGGCGCTCGTTCCACTGACGTGGAACGAGCATGATCGAACGCGGTTTTCAGAACTTGCTGGCGTATCAGCTGATGCTATCGTGTCATGCAAGACACGATCATTCAGAGAAAATATTTTATTCACACACCGCGGACTTAGCGGGCCGGCTATTTTGCAAATTTCGTCCTATTGGAAAGAGGGCGAAATGATTACGATAGACTTTTTGCCCAATTTGAAATTGGAAAATCTGTTTGAACAATACCGCCATAGTAAAACGGATTGCGTGACATTGCTCACACAATATTTACCCAAACGTTTAGTACAAACATTGAGCGGATGGTCAAAACCAATGACGGAATTATCCAACGTTGAATTACAAAAAATTGTAGAAAATTTTCATGCTTGGAAGTGGATCCCTGCTGGAACAGAAGGATTTGAAAAAGCTGAAGTGACGGCCGGTGGTGTAAATACCAACGAACTCTCTTCTAAGACAATGGAATGTAAAAAAATTCCAGGATTGTATTTCATCGGAGAAGTCGTTGATGTAACCGGTCATCTTGGCGGATTCAATTTTCAATGGGCTTGGGCTTCCGGATTTTCCGCAGGGCAAAACGTATGA
- a CDS encoding methylated-DNA--[protein]-cysteine S-methyltransferase, which produces MNESLVDYERIERAIVFIEKNYKHQPSLKAIADHVYLSEFHFQRLFKKWVGITPKQFLKFITKEHAKALLNQSRSMLDVTFETGLSSPGRLHDLFLTCEAVTPGEFKQKGKNMTIYYGKHPSPFGSCLILATDRGICGLSFGGGKNDLKEYREHWAGANFQENLKMTDGYARKIFKNKRSGALKVHLMGTKFQIKVWEALLRIPVGSVASYEDVAALISDNLATRAVASAVARNPVAYLIPCHRVIRKIGVFGNYHWGSARKKAILAWECAQFGEPKALENSAGMN; this is translated from the coding sequence ATGAATGAATCATTGGTCGATTACGAACGCATTGAACGCGCCATCGTATTCATTGAAAAAAATTATAAACATCAACCGAGTTTAAAAGCAATAGCTGATCATGTTTATTTAAGTGAGTTTCATTTTCAACGGCTTTTCAAGAAATGGGTTGGCATTACACCGAAACAATTTTTGAAATTCATTACTAAAGAACATGCAAAAGCACTGCTGAATCAATCGCGTAGTATGCTGGATGTGACATTTGAAACAGGATTATCAAGTCCGGGCCGCCTTCACGATTTGTTTTTGACGTGTGAAGCTGTGACGCCCGGCGAATTCAAGCAAAAAGGCAAAAACATGACCATCTACTACGGAAAACATCCATCACCATTCGGTTCGTGCCTGATTTTAGCTACCGACCGCGGGATCTGCGGTTTATCGTTTGGGGGCGGAAAAAATGATTTAAAAGAATACCGAGAACACTGGGCTGGTGCGAATTTTCAGGAAAATTTGAAAATGACAGATGGTTATGCCAGAAAGATTTTTAAAAATAAAAGATCAGGGGCATTGAAAGTACATTTAATGGGGACGAAATTTCAGATCAAAGTATGGGAAGCGCTTTTACGAATTCCAGTAGGGTCGGTCGCCTCATATGAAGATGTTGCAGCGTTAATATCGGATAACCTGGCGACGCGCGCCGTAGCATCGGCTGTGGCCAGAAATCCAGTGGCGTATCTTATTCCATGCCATCGCGTTATTCGTAAAATAGGTGTTTTTGGAAATTATCATTGGGGATCGGCTCGTAAAAAAGCTATACTTGCGTGGGAATGCGCTCAATTTGGAGAACCAAAAGCGTTAGAAAATTCGGCTGGAATGAATTAA
- a CDS encoding fumarylacetoacetate hydrolase family protein: MYTTVKNTSEKILVSKILCVGANYPDHIAEMNPGKPLELPAEPVIFMKPASAIIHNGDSISIPKISNDVHHEVELIAVIGRDGKHIPENKATDYILGYGIGLDMTLRDIQSEAKKKGRPWTIAKGFDTSAAVSEIIPADLFGDPHSKELNLFVNDVLKQSGKTGTMIFKIGKIIAYLSQVFTLKKGDIIYTGTPHGVGRVKKGDRLRAVLGNEIELNVNVMEE, translated from the coding sequence GTGTATACCACCGTTAAAAATACATCCGAAAAAATCCTCGTTTCGAAAATTCTATGCGTCGGCGCCAATTATCCCGATCACATTGCCGAGATGAATCCAGGCAAACCGTTGGAATTGCCTGCCGAGCCTGTCATTTTTATGAAGCCAGCATCGGCGATTATTCATAATGGAGACTCAATCAGTATTCCAAAAATCTCCAATGACGTCCACCACGAAGTGGAACTGATTGCAGTCATCGGACGCGATGGAAAACATATTCCGGAAAATAAAGCAACCGATTATATACTGGGATACGGTATCGGTCTTGACATGACGCTTCGCGATATTCAGTCAGAAGCCAAGAAAAAAGGCCGCCCGTGGACAATTGCTAAAGGTTTCGATACTTCTGCCGCCGTGTCCGAAATCATTCCGGCTGATCTATTCGGAGATCCACATTCGAAAGAGCTGAACCTGTTTGTTAATGACGTTTTAAAACAATCAGGAAAAACCGGAACGATGATATTTAAAATCGGAAAAATTATTGCCTACTTATCCCAGGTATTCACTCTGAAAAAAGGCGACATTATTTATACCGGTACTCCGCATGGCGTAGGGCGTGTCAAAAAAGGCGATCGTTTACGCGCGGTCCTTGGCAACGAAATTGAACTCAATGTCAATGTAATGGAAGAATAA